Proteins encoded within one genomic window of Bacillus sp. 1NLA3E:
- the pyrR gene encoding bifunctional pyr operon transcriptional regulator/uracil phosphoribosyltransferase PyrR, producing the protein MAQKAVVLDEQAIRRALTRIAHEFIERNKGIKDCVLVGIRTRGIYLANRLSERIEQIEGTKAPVGEIDITLYRDDLTKITLDEQPIVKGNNIPVDINNKVIILVDDVLFTGRTVRAAIDAIFDIGRPAAVQLAVLVDRGHRELPIRADYVGKNIPTSSSEKIVVELIEVDDADQVSIYEK; encoded by the coding sequence ATGGCCCAGAAAGCTGTTGTCTTGGATGAACAAGCGATACGCAGAGCCTTAACAAGAATTGCACATGAATTTATCGAGAGAAATAAAGGAATAAAAGACTGTGTTTTGGTCGGAATTCGTACAAGGGGAATCTACTTGGCTAACCGACTAAGTGAAAGAATTGAACAAATCGAAGGAACGAAAGCACCAGTTGGTGAAATTGATATTACATTATATCGCGATGATTTGACCAAAATAACTTTAGATGAACAACCAATTGTAAAAGGGAATAACATCCCGGTCGACATTAATAACAAAGTGATCATTTTAGTGGATGATGTTTTATTTACAGGTAGAACGGTTCGTGCCGCAATAGATGCTATCTTTGATATAGGACGCCCAGCAGCAGTTCAGCTTGCGGTCTTGGTCGACCGAGGGCATAGAGAACTTCCAATAAGAGCCGATTACGTTGGTAAAAATATTCCTACCTCAAGCTCTGAAAAAATAGTTGTGGAATTAATCGAAGTAGATGACGCTGATCAAGTAAGTATTTATGAAAAATAA
- a CDS encoding solute carrier family 23 protein, translating into MSKPILDIKDVPTPGKWLTLSLQHLFAMFGATILVPYLVGLSPAIALISSGLGTLAFLIITKWQVPAYLGSSFAFIAPVIAAKAAGGPGAAMVGTFMAGLVYGVVALIIKKAGYRWIMNLLPPIVVGPVIVVIGLALSGTAVGMAMNNPDGKYSLLHFSIALVTLAATIICSIYMRGMLSLIPILAGIVVGYLYALAVGVVDFTQVQQAHWFEMPDFIFPFVDYKVNVTLDIILLMVPVAVVTLSEHIGHQLVLSKVVGRDYIKNPGLHRSILGDGMATMISALIGGPPKTTYGENIGVLAITRVYSVYVIAGAAVIATIFGFVGKITALIASIPTPVMGGVSILLFGIIASSGLRMLVDSKVDFGDKRNLMIASVILVIGIGGAYIKVSDQFQIQGMALAAICGVLLNLILPGREAMKEDMFETENDHVA; encoded by the coding sequence ATGAGTAAACCTATATTAGACATCAAAGACGTACCAACACCCGGAAAATGGTTAACATTAAGTCTCCAACATTTATTTGCGATGTTCGGGGCTACCATCCTTGTTCCTTACTTAGTCGGATTAAGTCCAGCAATTGCTCTTATCTCAAGTGGTCTCGGTACTCTTGCCTTCCTGATCATTACCAAATGGCAAGTACCTGCCTATCTTGGATCATCCTTTGCATTTATCGCACCAGTCATTGCCGCTAAAGCAGCTGGAGGACCAGGTGCTGCGATGGTCGGAACTTTTATGGCCGGTTTAGTATACGGTGTAGTTGCTCTTATTATAAAAAAAGCAGGTTACCGATGGATCATGAATTTACTACCTCCAATTGTTGTCGGCCCTGTCATCGTCGTAATCGGGTTAGCATTATCAGGAACTGCTGTCGGGATGGCTATGAATAATCCCGATGGAAAATATAGCTTATTGCACTTTTCAATTGCCCTTGTAACCTTAGCAGCAACAATTATCTGCTCGATTTACATGCGTGGCATGTTAAGTCTCATCCCGATTCTAGCTGGAATTGTTGTCGGGTACCTCTACGCATTAGCGGTTGGAGTGGTTGATTTTACACAAGTACAACAAGCACATTGGTTTGAAATGCCAGACTTTATCTTCCCATTTGTTGATTATAAAGTAAATGTTACCTTAGACATCATTCTTCTTATGGTTCCCGTGGCCGTTGTAACTTTATCAGAACATATTGGGCACCAGCTTGTTCTAAGTAAAGTAGTTGGACGCGATTATATTAAAAATCCAGGATTACACCGCTCTATTTTAGGAGACGGTATGGCCACCATGATTTCTGCTCTTATCGGTGGACCACCTAAAACCACGTATGGAGAAAATATCGGAGTTCTTGCCATCACAAGAGTATATAGTGTGTATGTCATTGCAGGAGCTGCTGTGATTGCTACGATCTTCGGCTTTGTTGGGAAAATAACAGCCCTGATCGCCTCAATTCCAACCCCTGTTATGGGTGGTGTATCGATACTGTTATTTGGAATCATCGCTTCTTCAGGATTAAGAATGCTAGTTGATAGCAAAGTGGATTTTGGAGATAAGCGTAACTTAATGATTGCCTCTGTCATCCTAGTAATTGGAATCGGTGGAGCATACATTAAAGTATCGGATCAATTCCAAATACAAGGAATGGCCTTAGCTGCAATTTGTGGAGTGTTACTTAACCTAATTCTCCCTGGAAGAGAAGCGATGAAAGAAGATATGTTTGAAACTGAAAATGATCATGTAGCTTAA
- a CDS encoding aspartate carbamoyltransferase catalytic subunit — protein sequence MNHLLTTTELSTDEIRQILKDAQLFAEGKLWTPEKPTFVANLFFEPSTRTRSSFEMAERKLGLQVIPFETNRSSVLKGETLYDTVRTLESIGLDAVVIRHQQDRFFEQLENKVHLSVINAGDGCGHHPTQSLLDLLTIQQEFGKFAGLKVAIIGDILHSRVARSNADALVRLGAKVVFSGPEEWFENVLPTGCTIEPVDEAITTSDVVMLLRIQHERHHEKEEGNLLDYHLKYGLTEEREQRMKKGSIIMHPAPVNRGVEIADSLVECKRSRIFKQMENGVFARMAVLKRAIEFSKGGSANVIHHQKWSVSY from the coding sequence ATGAATCATTTACTTACAACAACGGAATTATCAACCGATGAAATAAGGCAGATTTTAAAAGATGCACAGCTCTTTGCCGAAGGGAAGTTATGGACACCGGAGAAACCCACTTTTGTGGCTAATTTATTTTTTGAACCAAGTACAAGAACAAGAAGTAGCTTTGAAATGGCGGAGCGGAAATTAGGATTACAAGTGATTCCGTTTGAAACAAACCGTTCTAGCGTTTTAAAAGGGGAAACCTTGTACGATACGGTCCGAACCCTTGAGTCCATCGGACTTGATGCAGTGGTCATACGGCATCAGCAAGATCGTTTTTTTGAACAGCTAGAAAATAAGGTTCATCTTTCAGTTATTAATGCTGGGGATGGATGTGGTCACCATCCCACCCAATCTTTATTAGATTTACTAACTATCCAACAGGAATTTGGAAAGTTTGCAGGCTTAAAAGTCGCGATTATCGGTGATATCCTCCATAGCCGAGTAGCAAGATCAAATGCTGATGCACTTGTGCGTCTTGGGGCAAAGGTTGTTTTCTCAGGTCCAGAAGAATGGTTTGAAAATGTTCTTCCAACTGGGTGTACAATCGAACCAGTGGATGAAGCAATCACCACTTCAGATGTCGTCATGCTCTTAAGGATTCAACATGAACGGCACCATGAAAAAGAGGAAGGCAATTTACTTGATTATCACCTTAAATACGGCTTAACTGAAGAAAGAGAGCAAAGGATGAAAAAAGGAAGCATTATTATGCATCCTGCACCAGTCAATCGGGGTGTGGAAATTGCTGACTCGCTAGTCGAATGTAAGCGGTCAAGGATTTTCAAACAAATGGAAAATGGAGTATTTGCTCGGATGGCAGTGTTAAAACGAGCAATTGAATTTTCAAAAGGGGGAAGTGCAAATGTCATTCATCATCAAAAATGGTCAGTTTCTTACTGA
- a CDS encoding dihydroorotase, which produces MSFIIKNGQFLTENGTVNKADIYIEEGKIIEIKPEITRGADETIDATGLLIAPGFIDLHVHLREPGGEKKETIETGTLAAARGGFTTIAAMPNTRPVPDSKQHLEALNNRIKETAAIRVLPYASITVRELGQELTNFEELTEAGAFAFTDDGVGIQTANMMLEAMKKAASLGKAIVAHCEDNSLINKGCVHEGEFSQRNSLNGIPSACESVQIARDVLLAEAADCHYHVCHISTKESVRAVRDAKRAGIKVTAEVTPHHLLLSEEDIPGLDANFKMNPPLRGKKDKEALIAGLLDGTIDFIATDHAPHTTEEKNQGMQLAPFGIVGLETAFPLLYTHFVETGIITTKELIDYLTVKPANAFGLPYGKVEVGAIADLVLLDLEHQEEIDPTNFLSKGKNTPFQGWKCKGWPVLTIADGKIAWKKERVDR; this is translated from the coding sequence ATGTCATTCATCATCAAAAATGGTCAGTTTCTTACTGAGAATGGGACAGTAAATAAGGCCGATATTTATATAGAAGAAGGAAAAATTATTGAAATCAAACCAGAAATTACTAGGGGTGCAGATGAAACCATTGATGCAACAGGGCTTTTAATCGCACCTGGTTTCATAGATTTACATGTCCACCTTCGTGAACCGGGTGGGGAGAAGAAGGAAACAATCGAAACGGGAACTTTGGCTGCAGCCAGGGGTGGTTTTACAACCATTGCAGCAATGCCAAACACCAGACCAGTTCCAGATTCAAAACAGCATTTAGAAGCACTAAACAACCGCATTAAGGAAACCGCGGCCATTCGGGTTTTACCTTATGCATCTATTACTGTGAGAGAACTCGGTCAAGAGCTTACTAATTTTGAAGAGTTAACCGAAGCAGGAGCGTTCGCATTTACTGATGACGGCGTAGGGATTCAAACTGCTAACATGATGTTAGAAGCAATGAAAAAAGCCGCTAGCCTTGGTAAGGCAATTGTTGCCCATTGTGAAGATAATTCTTTGATTAATAAGGGATGTGTTCATGAAGGGGAATTTTCTCAAAGAAACTCTTTGAACGGGATTCCATCAGCTTGTGAATCAGTTCAAATTGCTCGAGACGTATTACTAGCTGAAGCAGCTGATTGCCATTACCATGTCTGTCACATCAGCACAAAAGAATCAGTTAGAGCCGTAAGGGATGCAAAACGTGCGGGTATTAAAGTAACAGCTGAAGTAACACCACATCATTTATTATTAAGTGAAGAGGATATCCCAGGATTAGATGCAAACTTCAAAATGAATCCACCTTTAAGAGGTAAAAAGGATAAAGAAGCGTTAATCGCGGGATTACTCGATGGAACGATTGATTTTATAGCAACAGACCATGCCCCACATACAACTGAAGAAAAAAACCAAGGGATGCAACTAGCACCATTTGGAATTGTGGGTTTAGAAACAGCCTTTCCACTTCTATATACGCACTTTGTTGAGACCGGAATCATAACAACTAAAGAATTGATTGATTATTTAACAGTAAAGCCTGCAAATGCATTTGGTCTTCCATACGGTAAAGTGGAGGTAGGTGCCATAGCAGACCTAGTCTTGCTTGATTTAGAGCATCAAGAAGAAATTGATCCGACTAATTTCCTTTCAAAGGGGAAGAATACACCATTTCAAGGCTGGAAGTGTAAGGGCTGGCCAGTTCTGACTATCGCCGATGGAAAAATTGCTTGGAAAAAGGAGAGAGTGGATAGATGA
- a CDS encoding carbamoyl phosphate synthase small subunit: MKRQLILEDGTILVGEGFGSDVNTIGEVVFNTGMTGYQEILSDPSYCGQLVTLTYPLVGNYGINRDDFESIQPAIKGFIVKEASDFPSNWRNQMSLDEYFRMKNIPGISGIDTRKLTRIIRNHGTLKGAFCNIDEDAKTVLETLRAKPLANDQVKQVSTVAPYASPGRGNRVVLVDFGMKHGILRELNKRDCDVVVVPYHFTAEQILQLSPDGVMLSNGPGDPKDVPEAKAMIAGLLGKVPVFGICLGHQLFALSCGANTEKMKFGHRGSNHPVKDLATGKVAITSQNHGYTVEGDSISGTRLEITHVALNDGTVEGLKHKDYPAFTVQFHPEASPGPEDTNGLFDRFLEMVDIYKQGGVLNNA; the protein is encoded by the coding sequence ATGAAAAGACAATTGATCCTCGAAGACGGAACCATCTTAGTTGGTGAAGGGTTTGGTAGTGATGTTAATACGATTGGGGAAGTCGTGTTTAACACTGGAATGACAGGGTATCAAGAGATCTTATCCGACCCATCTTATTGTGGTCAGCTTGTGACGCTTACATATCCGTTGGTAGGTAACTATGGGATTAACCGGGATGATTTTGAATCCATTCAACCCGCTATAAAAGGCTTTATTGTTAAGGAAGCAAGCGACTTTCCGTCAAACTGGCGAAATCAAATGTCGCTTGATGAGTACTTCCGGATGAAGAATATTCCAGGAATATCCGGGATTGATACAAGAAAATTAACGCGCATCATTCGAAATCACGGTACGTTAAAGGGTGCATTTTGTAATATAGATGAGGATGCCAAAACGGTTCTCGAAACTTTACGAGCTAAGCCTCTTGCAAATGATCAAGTGAAGCAGGTTTCAACTGTAGCTCCTTATGCCAGTCCAGGTAGAGGAAACAGAGTGGTTCTAGTTGACTTTGGTATGAAACACGGTATCTTAAGAGAATTAAATAAACGTGATTGTGATGTTGTAGTAGTTCCGTATCATTTTACAGCAGAGCAAATTTTACAATTAAGTCCAGACGGTGTGATGTTGTCAAATGGACCTGGGGACCCTAAAGATGTTCCTGAGGCAAAAGCGATGATAGCAGGATTATTAGGAAAAGTTCCGGTGTTTGGCATTTGCCTTGGTCACCAATTATTTGCCCTTTCATGTGGTGCTAACACGGAAAAAATGAAATTTGGTCACCGAGGATCTAACCATCCAGTCAAAGATTTAGCAACTGGAAAAGTAGCGATAACATCACAAAATCATGGCTATACAGTTGAAGGAGATTCCATCTCTGGTACCCGCTTGGAGATTACCCATGTTGCCCTAAATGATGGTACTGTTGAAGGTTTAAAACATAAAGACTATCCAGCGTTCACTGTCCAATTTCATCCTGAAGCTTCACCTGGACCAGAAGATACGAACGGATTATTTGACCGCTTTTTAGAAATGGTTGACATTTACAAACAAGGGGGAGTACTGAACAATGCCTAA
- the carB gene encoding carbamoyl-phosphate synthase large subunit: protein MPKRTDINSILVIGSGPIVIGQAAEFDYAGTQACMALREEGYKVILVNSNPATIMTDTEIADAVYIEPLTVDFVSRVIRKERPDALVPTLGGQTGLNLAVELAKSGILEELNVEILGTRLSAIEQAEDRELFRDLMNELGEPVPESAIVHNLEESYQFVNEIGYPVIVRPAYTLGGTGGGICHNEQELNDIVLSGLKYSPVNQCLLEKSIAGYKEIEYEVMRDANDNAIVVCNMENIDPVGIHTGDSIVVAPSQTLSDREYQMLRNVSLKIIRALGIEGGCNVQLALDPDSFNYYIIEVNPRVSRSSALASKATGYPIAKLAAKIAVGLTLDEMMNPVTGKTYACFEPALDYIVAKIPRWPFDKFESANRLLGTQMKATGEVMAIGRTFEEAILKAVRSLEAKIYHLELKEADQVDDELLEKRIRKAGDERLFYLAEALKRGVTIETIHDWSKIDLFFLKKFEGIVKYTAEVEKKPFDVEVARKAKAMGFSDKVLAASWNSTELEIYNWRTSVGIVPVFKTVDTCSAEFESETPYFYGTYEEENESIVTDRKSVIVLGSGPIRIGQGIEFDYATVHSVWAIKEAGYEAIIINSNPETVSTDFSISDKLYFEPLTIEDVMHIIDLEKPEGVIVQFGGQTAINLAADLVERGVKILGTSLENLDRTEDRDKFEQALSKLQVPMPKGKTALTVDQAVKVATEIGYPVLVRPSYVLGGRAMEIVTKEEELIYYMKNAVKVNSDPVLIDRYLTGKEIEVDAICDGKDVLIPGIMEHIERAGVHSGDSVAVYPTQRISASVKEKLVSYTEKLARGLGIIGLLNIQYVVAGEDVYVLEVNPRSSRTVPFLSKITNVPMANIATKVILGQTLSNLGYQSGLVPEKKGVFVKVPVFSFEKLRRVDITLGPEMKSTGEVMGKDITFEKALYKGFVASGMKIHKSGTVLLTIADKDKEEALQLAKRFASIGYRLLATSGTANYLKANAIPVNVVEKIDSTDLNLLDVIRTGEAQLVINTFTRGKQPMSDGFRIRREAVENGIPCLTSLDTAEAILRVIESMTFSAEAMETAVEARKAVLM from the coding sequence ATGCCTAAACGTACAGATATAAATAGTATATTAGTAATTGGGTCAGGTCCGATTGTCATCGGTCAGGCAGCAGAGTTCGACTATGCTGGAACTCAAGCATGTATGGCTTTGAGAGAAGAGGGTTATAAAGTTATTCTTGTAAACTCAAACCCGGCCACGATTATGACTGATACTGAAATTGCAGATGCCGTATATATAGAACCACTTACGGTTGATTTTGTGTCAAGAGTAATTCGTAAAGAACGTCCTGATGCTCTTGTTCCAACCCTGGGAGGACAAACAGGCTTAAACCTAGCTGTTGAATTAGCTAAGTCCGGAATCCTTGAAGAATTAAATGTCGAGATATTAGGAACTAGGTTATCTGCGATTGAACAAGCAGAGGATCGTGAATTGTTCCGTGATTTAATGAATGAACTTGGTGAACCAGTGCCTGAAAGTGCCATTGTTCATAATTTAGAGGAATCCTATCAGTTTGTAAATGAAATTGGTTATCCTGTCATTGTTCGTCCCGCCTATACATTAGGTGGAACAGGCGGAGGGATTTGCCACAATGAACAGGAGCTTAACGATATTGTTTTGAGCGGTTTGAAATACAGCCCAGTTAATCAATGCTTACTTGAGAAAAGCATTGCCGGATATAAAGAAATTGAGTATGAAGTAATGCGTGATGCCAACGACAATGCCATCGTGGTTTGTAACATGGAGAACATCGACCCGGTTGGAATTCATACTGGTGATTCAATCGTAGTCGCACCAAGCCAAACCTTGAGTGATCGCGAATATCAAATGTTAAGAAATGTATCGCTGAAAATCATCCGAGCTTTAGGAATCGAGGGGGGCTGTAACGTACAGTTAGCTCTTGATCCTGATAGCTTCAATTATTATATTATCGAAGTAAATCCACGGGTTAGCCGTTCATCTGCACTTGCTTCAAAAGCAACAGGGTACCCAATTGCCAAGCTTGCAGCCAAGATTGCGGTTGGACTTACCTTAGATGAAATGATGAATCCTGTTACGGGAAAAACATACGCTTGTTTTGAACCAGCACTTGATTACATTGTGGCAAAAATACCGCGTTGGCCGTTTGATAAGTTTGAATCAGCAAATCGCCTTCTCGGTACGCAAATGAAAGCGACCGGAGAAGTAATGGCGATTGGCCGTACCTTTGAAGAAGCCATTTTAAAGGCAGTTCGTTCACTTGAAGCAAAAATCTATCATTTAGAATTAAAAGAAGCAGATCAAGTTGATGACGAGTTGTTGGAAAAACGGATTCGCAAAGCAGGAGACGAGCGGTTATTTTATCTTGCTGAAGCACTTAAACGAGGCGTTACCATTGAAACCATACATGACTGGAGCAAAATTGATTTATTTTTCCTTAAAAAATTTGAAGGAATTGTTAAATATACAGCTGAGGTTGAAAAGAAACCTTTCGATGTTGAAGTAGCACGGAAGGCAAAAGCAATGGGCTTCTCTGATAAAGTGTTAGCAGCGAGCTGGAATTCGACTGAGCTAGAGATCTACAATTGGAGAACTTCGGTGGGGATTGTTCCTGTCTTTAAAACGGTTGATACTTGTTCGGCAGAATTTGAATCAGAAACACCATATTTTTATGGTACTTATGAAGAAGAAAATGAATCGATTGTAACGGACCGCAAAAGTGTCATTGTATTGGGCTCAGGTCCAATTCGGATTGGTCAGGGAATTGAATTTGATTATGCCACCGTTCATTCCGTTTGGGCGATAAAGGAAGCGGGATATGAAGCGATTATTATTAATAGTAATCCAGAAACTGTTTCAACCGATTTCAGTATTTCTGATAAATTATACTTCGAGCCACTTACGATTGAAGATGTCATGCATATTATCGATTTAGAAAAACCAGAAGGTGTAATTGTTCAATTTGGTGGGCAAACAGCGATCAACCTTGCTGCAGACTTAGTTGAACGAGGCGTAAAAATCCTTGGAACTAGCTTGGAAAATCTTGATAGAACCGAAGATCGCGATAAGTTTGAGCAAGCACTTTCCAAACTTCAAGTGCCGATGCCTAAAGGAAAAACGGCTTTAACAGTAGATCAAGCGGTAAAAGTTGCAACGGAGATAGGGTACCCTGTATTAGTACGTCCTTCCTATGTACTCGGTGGTCGAGCAATGGAAATTGTCACAAAAGAAGAAGAATTAATTTACTACATGAAAAACGCTGTAAAGGTAAATTCGGACCCAGTCTTGATTGACCGCTATTTAACAGGTAAGGAAATTGAAGTGGATGCGATTTGTGATGGTAAGGATGTCTTGATACCAGGAATAATGGAGCATATCGAAAGAGCGGGAGTCCATTCAGGAGATTCGGTTGCTGTATATCCAACTCAAAGAATTTCTGCTTCGGTCAAAGAAAAATTGGTCTCATATACTGAAAAATTGGCTAGAGGGTTAGGAATTATTGGATTGCTCAATATCCAATATGTCGTTGCGGGTGAAGATGTGTATGTATTAGAAGTCAACCCACGTTCAAGTAGAACTGTGCCATTTCTAAGTAAAATCACCAACGTTCCAATGGCGAATATAGCCACAAAGGTTATTTTGGGTCAAACACTTTCGAACCTTGGTTACCAATCGGGTCTTGTCCCTGAGAAGAAAGGCGTTTTTGTAAAAGTTCCGGTGTTCTCGTTTGAAAAACTACGTCGTGTGGATATTACGCTTGGCCCTGAAATGAAATCAACTGGGGAAGTCATGGGAAAAGACATTACATTTGAAAAGGCATTGTATAAAGGCTTTGTTGCTTCAGGGATGAAGATTCATAAGTCGGGGACTGTCTTGTTAACAATCGCTGATAAAGATAAGGAAGAAGCCTTACAGCTTGCCAAACGATTTGCTTCGATAGGATATCGACTCTTGGCAACTAGTGGAACAGCAAACTATCTGAAAGCAAATGCTATCCCAGTTAACGTGGTTGAAAAAATCGATTCCACTGATTTGAATCTGCTTGATGTTATCCGAACTGGGGAAGCGCAATTAGTGATTAATACCTTTACTAGAGGGAAGCAACCAATGAGTGACGGGTTCCGAATTCGTCGTGAAGCGGTTGAAAACGGCATTCCATGCTTGACCTCACTTGATACGGCTGAAGCCATTCTTAGAGTCATTGAATCGATGACGTTCTCTGCGGAAGCGATGGAAACGGCTGTTGAAGCCCGAAAGGCGGTCTTAATGTGA
- a CDS encoding dihydroorotate dehydrogenase electron transfer subunit — protein sequence MINKEQCIVIDQQEIAASVYELTLQGDITREMGDPGQFVHLKVSNGLDPLLRRPISISSIDKENKQFTMIYRSEGRGTTLLSEKIAGDSVDVLGPLGHGFPVAETNVGETALLVGGGIGVPPLYELSRQLVSRGIKVIHILGFQTENVVFYEKMFTELGTTYVATVDGSYGHQGFVTDVIVKEGLDFNTLYACGPTPMLKALEANFPNKKVFLSLEERMGCGIGACFACVCHTGEDPTGHSYKKVCTDGPVFRAGEVVI from the coding sequence GTGATAAACAAAGAACAATGTATCGTTATCGATCAACAAGAAATAGCAGCATCGGTGTATGAGCTCACGCTTCAGGGGGACATCACACGCGAAATGGGCGATCCCGGTCAATTTGTTCATCTTAAAGTATCCAATGGTCTGGACCCTTTGTTAAGAAGACCGATAAGTATTTCCAGCATCGATAAGGAGAACAAGCAATTCACCATGATATATAGAAGTGAAGGACGGGGTACAACGCTCCTGTCTGAGAAAATTGCAGGAGATTCCGTTGATGTGTTAGGTCCGCTTGGACATGGTTTCCCGGTTGCCGAAACAAATGTTGGTGAAACGGCTCTATTAGTAGGTGGAGGAATTGGTGTTCCTCCGCTCTATGAGCTATCACGTCAATTGGTTAGTCGTGGGATAAAAGTTATTCATATTCTCGGGTTTCAAACAGAAAATGTTGTATTTTATGAAAAAATGTTTACCGAACTCGGGACAACCTATGTGGCCACTGTTGATGGAAGTTACGGTCATCAGGGTTTTGTAACAGATGTTATCGTTAAAGAGGGGCTTGATTTTAATACCCTTTATGCATGTGGACCTACTCCCATGCTAAAAGCGCTAGAGGCTAATTTTCCAAACAAAAAGGTATTTTTATCATTAGAGGAACGAATGGGTTGTGGAATTGGCGCATGCTTTGCCTGTGTTTGTCATACAGGGGAAGATCCAACAGGCCATTCTTACAAAAAGGTTTGTACTGACGGGCCTGTTTTTCGGGCAGGGGAGGTAGTCATTTGA
- a CDS encoding dihydroorotate dehydrogenase — MSSLQIELPGLSLKNPVMPASGCFGFGKEYSQLYDINQLGAIMIKATTAEPRFGNPTPRVAETEAGMLNAIGLQNPGLEHVMAQELPWLAERFSVPIIANVSGSTEEDYIEVAKKISTAPNVHALELNISCPNVKTGGIAFGTIPEVAASLTRKVKEVSEVPVYVKLSPNVTNIVEIAKAVEAGGADGLTMINTLIGMKLDLKTAKPILANKTGGLSGPAIKPVAIRMIYEVSQQVSIPIIGMGGIQSAEDVIEFFYAGASAVAVGTANFVDPFVCPTIITDLPPLLKKLGFDHISECTGRSWGKHHEQFANHRS, encoded by the coding sequence TTGAGTTCCTTACAAATTGAATTACCAGGTCTATCATTAAAAAATCCAGTTATGCCAGCATCAGGTTGTTTTGGTTTCGGCAAGGAATATAGTCAGTTATATGATATAAATCAGCTTGGTGCGATTATGATAAAGGCGACAACAGCAGAGCCACGGTTTGGTAATCCAACCCCTCGGGTGGCTGAAACCGAAGCGGGCATGTTGAATGCAATTGGTTTGCAGAATCCTGGGCTTGAACATGTGATGGCACAAGAGCTACCATGGCTTGCGGAACGCTTTTCTGTTCCAATTATTGCTAATGTCTCTGGTTCTACTGAAGAAGACTATATTGAAGTAGCAAAGAAAATTTCAACTGCACCGAATGTTCATGCATTAGAACTAAATATCTCATGCCCGAACGTGAAAACGGGAGGAATTGCCTTTGGTACGATTCCTGAGGTTGCTGCAAGTCTAACCCGCAAGGTTAAGGAAGTATCGGAAGTTCCAGTTTATGTGAAATTATCTCCGAATGTAACCAATATCGTTGAGATTGCCAAGGCAGTCGAAGCAGGCGGTGCAGATGGGCTGACTATGATTAACACGCTAATAGGTATGAAGCTTGATTTGAAAACAGCCAAACCCATTCTTGCCAACAAAACAGGTGGCTTATCAGGGCCAGCAATAAAACCTGTCGCCATTCGAATGATATACGAGGTTAGCCAACAAGTATCGATTCCAATCATCGGTATGGGCGGAATCCAGTCTGCTGAAGATGTAATCGAGTTCTTTTACGCAGGTGCAAGTGCTGTGGCGGTAGGGACGGCAAATTTTGTAGACCCATTTGTTTGTCCAACGATCATTACGGACTTACCCCCATTGTTGAAAAAATTAGGTTTTGATCATATTTCAGAATGTACGGGAAGGAGCTGGGGGAAACATCATGAACAATTCGCTAATCATCGCTCTTGA